TCGCCAGATGCCAGCTATGTTCCGCATCATTTTCATTTCTATCGCTGTTGAATAATTTTGTTCTGCGCTGAATATACTTTAATTTGTCGATCTCTTTGATGAAATCAATCTGTTTTAATAAATTTTCGGTCTTCATTTTACTTTACATTCGATTGAGTCTCAAAGATAATACAAACAGAATTTACTTCACCACCGTAGCTTCAAACTCTACTTTTAGCGTTTCAAATAACATTTTTACTTCCATTACGGTAGTTGCCTGCTGAACTTCATGTTTCTTAATCCAGTTTTGTAAGACGTCGAAATTTTTAAACAGTTCTTCGTGTTCCGTGGTGTATACATTCAGCCGAACGATATTTTTAACTTCAAAATCTGCCTGAATGATTACTTTTTTCAAATTTTCCAGCGCTTCTGTGATTTGAGTTCTCATATCGGCATCGCTTGAAATTCCATCATCATTAATCGCAGTTTGCCCCGAAATATAAAGCGTACTCTGAACATTTTTTACTTCTACGGCCTGTGCATAATTTCTCGCATCCTGCCATTTCCAAGGGTTGATGATTGTTTTTTCCATGTTGAATATTTTTTAATTAAATAGAACAACAAAGTTCAGCATCACTCTTCCTTTTCTGTGTGATCTGCATCACAATTATTTTGATTCTTTAAAAAGTCGGCTTAGTGTTTCGCGTGATAATCCAAAATAAGCCGCCAAAGTAATTTTAGGAATTCTCTGAACTAAAGAAGGATAATATTTTAGAAATTGCTCGTATCGTTCTTTAGCACTCAAAGTCATCAAAGACAAAATTCTCCGTTGGTTTGAAATATGCCCATTGACCGCTTTGGAAAGGAAAAATTCGGTCATTCTAGGAACTTTCTTTAACAATTGATGATAATTGTTATAAGAAAGTTTTAAAACTTCCGTATCCTCAAGGCATTGCAAAGTCTGGGTCGCTTTTGTTTGAGTATAAAATGCCATAAAATCGGTTTCCCACCAATCTTCCATCGCAAAAGAAATAATATGTTCCTTTCCTTCCTGATCACTGCAAGAAAGCTTAATTAATCCTGAAACAATAAAGTAAATAGACTCTACCTTATCATTTTCCTGAATGATGAAATCTTTTTTATTAAAATGTTCTTCCTCGAAAAAAGCACTCACTTTTTCCCATTCATGATCGGAAAGATGTATTGTTTTTTGAATATGATTTCGGAGAATAAGGTTCATTTATATCGTTGAAAATTGATTCTTTACCACAAAAATAATAAAACCGCAGGTGGTTATTTAAAAATCATCCATCATATATTAGAAATCCTCCATTTTATGAGAGTTTATATCAACCCACCTTTGCAACAGATTAAAATTCATATCAGTAAAATCTTAAAAATTGAAATATAATGTCTGTTTCTGATCTATTTAAACCTCTCACTCTCCTGCATGGTCCGGCGATGAAAAACCGTTTTATGATGGCTCCATTAACCAGTCAGCAAAGTGAGCACGACGGCTCCGCCTCCAAATACGACCAATATTGGATCGAACAACTCTCTGAAAGCGGTTACGGATTAATTCAAACCGGAGCTGCAACTGTAGAAGCCGGAGGAATTGCTTTTGAAAGACAATTGGGTATTCACAGCGATAAACATTTACCCGGATTAACAAAAATGGCGACCGCCATCCGGGAAGGAGGTGCATTATCTGCCGTACAGCTTCATCACGCGGGACATCGCGCCGTGCCTTCATTGGGAGGAATCGTTTCTCCAGCTTCAGGTAAAACAGTTTCTCATGTAAAAGCTTTGACGACAGAAGAAGTGGAACGAATTCGTGACAGTTTTATTGAAGCTGCCAAAAGAGCCCAGTTAGCCGGATATAACGGAGTTTCTGTTCATGGTGCCTTTGGCTGGATCTTATCGGAATTTTTATCGCCAAACCTTAATGATCGCACCGATAAATATGGCGGCAGTATTAAAAACCGTGCCCGATTCACCCTTGAAGTGATTGAAGGAATTCGAAAAGCCTGTGGTCCGGATTTTCAGATTGGCTGGCGACTGTCGATTGAACGGTATGGACTTCGTCTGGAAGAATTACGCGAAATTACCGCAGAAATTTTTGATAAAGAATTGATTGATTATCTGGATCTTGCTTTGTGGGATTCTGCTCAGCTTGTACGAGAAGGTACTTTTCAGGGAAAAACAATGCTCAGCGTTTTTACCGAACTTCCCCGTAAAGGCGTGCGTTTGGGTGCTGCAGGAAAAATTATGAGTGCTCACCGCGCCGCAGAATTATTAGATGAAGGTTGTGATTTTGTACTGATCGCAAGAGCCGGAATTCTTCAACGGGATTTTCCGCTTCAGGTAAAGGCAAACCCTTTTTATGACAGTCGGGATCTTCCTGTAACGGCAGATTATCTTCGTGAGGGTGGATTGAGTGAACGTTTTATTGAAACCATGCGGGGTTGGCAAACTTTCGTGAAATTTGGATCATAAATTATACCAATTTGTCGTTGAAATTTCTTTTAAATTGTTTAACCCTTTCAGGGTTATATCATCATGGAATATATATTCATCGGGTTTCACCCGACGCTATTCATATTAAACCACTTCGTGGTTTTTTAAGGTAAAAAAAACATAAATGATATCGAGGGCACTGAAAAACCCCGTTCATATAGAATTACCAATTGATTTGGAGTTAGAATTAAGAGTTTATTACGAAAATTAAACCTTCGTAATAAGCTTTTTTTCTTTTTTTCAGTATCAAATTTTTGAGGTTTAACGGGATTGATATTGCGCCACGCCTGCGATGTTTATAAAAGACGGAGTATAGATCGATTTCTCTATATTAATTTCAGGATTCTCTTCAAATTGACAGTGAAAATAGCCATTGCACCCTGCATTTGCATATTTTCAATACCATTTGCAATCGCCCTGTCGTAGCCGTGTACGTTTTTAAGCTCGCTGTTTTTGGCTTCGATTTTATAGCGGTGTTTCGATTTTTCTTTGTAATAATCGCTTTCCTGAAAAATCATTTGCTCCTTATGTAAGTCTGATTTTATGGAAACCGAATAAGTTTTAGATTTTGCTCCTTCTTTATAACATCCTTCTTTTAATGGGCAAACCTTGCATTTTTCAATATCAAAATAATAGGTATCCACTTGATTTCCGCCTACGTGTTTCTTCCCGCCACGAGCTTTGCGAATCGCCAAATGCCCTGCAGGACACACAAAACGGTCGGCATCTTTATTGTAATCAAAACGGTCTTCATCTTTTCGAAAACCCTGGGTGATGGAAGGATTAAGTCTGGCTACTATTTTAATATTTTGTTCGCCCGCAATTTTCAGATTTTCTTTTCCGCTGTAAGCAGCGTCACCAATGATGGCATCTACCTCCATCCCGTTGTCCTGGCTCATCTGCAGTAATTTTGGCAGTTCCGGGCCGTCGCCTTTTTCTCCCGAAGTTACCACGGCCGCCGTAATAATCCGCTCTTCGCTCATCGCCAAGTGCGTTTTGTATCCGAAAAAAGAACTGTCAGCCGATTTGTGACCCGTTTTAGCGTCGGCATCTTTTGAAAAAACCATCTGCTCCCCGGTGTCTCTCACTGTTTCCTTCAAAAGATTCAGCTTCTCCTTTACAGCAGGAATCTCCCTGATAGAAGCTTCGTTTTCAATGCGTTTTTCGAGTTCTCTGCAATAATCCAATTCTTTGTTTAAATCATTTTCAATATTTTTTGAGGGCATTTTAGTTTTAAATTCTTCATCAAACTGATAAACGGTCTTGCGAAGCAGTTTTGAGCGCTCCCGCAATACTTCTATCGTTGAAAAAGGATTGCTCATCGACAAGGTGTGAGTGGCATCTACAATGATGGATCTGGATTTGATGATGCCTTTTTCAATCGCAATACTCACGGTTTTACCAATGAGCAAGCTTAAAAGATCACTATCTTTCAAACGCAGTTTTCTGAATTTTGTAAGGGAACTGGGATTGATTACATCTTCTTCCGGAGTCATATCCAAGAAATATTTAAAGGACATATCATACCGGGAACGCTCTACCACATCTACATCAGAAACTGTATAAATACTTTTTAAAAGCAGGTATTTAAACATCCGTACCGGACTTTCAGCATTGCGACCATTGTTTAAGCAGTATTTGCTCAAAAGCTCATCATAGATGAAAGAAAAATCAATCAGCTCATTAATTTTTCTAAGAAGGTTTTCCTTCGGTACAATTAAATCATACAAACCGGAATAGGCACTCAACGGAAGTTTTTCTTGCTGTATTAACATTTGCTTTGCTATTGAAATTTACATTGAAGATAAAAAAATAAGCAAAACTTTTAAAGTTTTGCTTATTTTTTTTAATGAAGTTTACTTTTTCAGTGCCCTCATGATATCACCTATTTTTTTTTAATCCTAAACTAAAGCGGACTTTTATAAAGTTCGCTTCTTTTTTTATTGATAAACAAATATTTAAATTACCAACTACAACCCTAGCCCCGATAGAAATGGCATCCTTTTTTGTTGCGGCGGAGCGAAGCGGAGCCGTAACAAAAAAGATAAAATGGATAGCGGGAAAAAGCTCCTAAAAAAAATCTCCATGACAAAGTAAAAATCATCCATTCTTTGGCGGTTGTTATTACCACATCTTTGCAGTGTAAATAAATTTTTTATGAAAAAGACAGCAATTATTATCCTTTCTGATCCAAAATCGGGTTCAGAAGAAGCAATGGGAAGAGTGTTCAACGCGTTGGCATCAGCCTACGAGTTTAAACATGCAGGAGAAGAGGTAAAAATCATTTTCCAGGGAACGGGAATCAGATGGCCTGAGCAACTTGAAAAGGCAGACCATCCTATCAACGGGCTTTACAGCGAGGTAAGAAATCATGTTCAGGGTCTTTCAAAAGGTTGTGTAGCGGTTTTCGGAACAGAGGTTTCCGGCTATGATCTTTTGAACGAAAATGAAGTGCCGGGAACTCCGGGATTGCCAAGCTTGCTCAACCTTAGAAATGAAGGTTTCGATATTTTGATTTTCTAACAAAGCTCTCAACTGCTCTCCATATTTTTCGGAGGGCAGTTTTTAATGAAGAACAGTTTAAAAATATTAATTAAATTGCAGGCATCATGTTGTCACAATCTGTATATACGCTTATTAATCAACAAAATGGAAATCTTGCTTTCAAACTGTTTGAGTTTGATAACAATAGCTATTTTGATCATATTCAGCGTAATAATTATTTCACTTTAATATTAATTACTTCCGGTGAAGGAACTGCAACCGTTGATCTTTGCGATTATCAGTTTCAGGAAAATACAATGTTTGCGTTTTATCCTTATCAGCCATTTATGCTGTGTTCTCAAAAACCAATTATGGGAATTTCTATACAGTTTCATCATGATTTTTTCTGCATTTATCGCCATCATAAGGAAATTGCATCAAACGGTATTTTGTTTAATAATGTTTACCAGCAACCTTTTATTTGCCTGAATGAATTCAGCAAAAGTTCTATTTTGAATCTCATCAACGGAATTGCAAGTGAATTAAAAGCAGACGGTTTCCGAAAAGATGAAGTCTTGGTTTCTTATCTGAAAATTTTGCTCGTAACGGCAACGAGGATAAAACTTGAACAACAATCGCTTCAGGACTCACAATCAACGAATATCAAGCAACAGTTTATTATTCAGAATCTTAAAAACGCTATTGAAGATAATTTCAGGATAAAACATTCGGCAAGTGATTATGCCGATCTTTTGAATCAAACTCCGGCTTCGCTGGCGAGAATTACGAAGAATCATTTTAATAAAACCCTTTCTGACCTGATTACCGAACGGATTATTATTGAAGCGAAAAGAGAATTGTACCTTACCGATAAGACGATTAAAGAGATTGCCTATGAACTGGGATATGATGACGAATATTATTTCAGCAGGCTTTTTAAAAACAAGACCGATATTTCACCTCAAATTTATAGAAATACGATTGGTTTCAACAGAGGAAATGTCAATAATTAATATCAACCTATTTTCTTTATGATCTGTAAAACAGTAACAATGAATGAGTACAATAATTATATGCTTGAATGTATTGAATTAGGCAAACAGGCATTAGAAAACGGAAACCCGCCCGTTGGTTCTTTATTGGTTTTTGAAGATAAAATTATCGGCAGAGGCGTTGAATCCGGCAAATCATCCGGAGATATTACGCAGCATGCAGAAATTTTAGCAGTGAAAGATGCTTTGACAAATGGTTACCGAGACGTTTTAAATCAAGCCACACTTTTCTCAACTCATGAGCCCTGCATTATGTGTTCTTACCTGATCAGGCATCATCAAATTAAAAAAATTATATTCGGTGCTTCTGTTCCTCTCGTTGGAGGACAAACGTCTGAATTCAAGATACTGGAAACGGAAACGATTCCTAAATGGGGTAAAAAACCTGAAATAGAATCAGGAATTCTTCAGCATGAATGTGAAGTGCTGAATGACCAATTTCAACAATATCTTGCTACTCAAAATAAATAAAATTTAAAATATTAACTTTTTAGATTAAGCTGAAGATTTTTATTCAGTAACAATTTATTTAGGCATAAATTACACAAATCATGACTTTGAAATCATCATTTTTATAACAACAGCCAATTAATGTTATCGAATTGTTAATTTTTATTAAATAAAATTAAAATGTATTGGTTTAAACTGAGAAAATATATTTATTTTAGTGCCTTAAAAATTTCTCATGAAAAGATATAATTTATTTATTGTACTATTACTCCTTATTTTTAACGTTACGACGGCTCAAAAAAAGTCTCCTGCTGCAGATCTGAGCATTTTGGGAGAAACAAAATCTAAAATAGAAAAGACGGTTCCACTGGTTATTCAACATTTGCAGACGATTGCTACGAAAGAAGGTGATAACAATATCGTTGTCAACGGAAAAGCAGCTTTGGCAAGAGAATACGGAGTAATGGAATCTGAGTGGTTTTTGTACAGAAATAATATGAAAAACTGCATCCTGAACAACTCATCCAAAAAGGCTAAAAAATGCATGGAATACCATAATAATATGTTCAGAGGAACAATGATCAATTATAATAATTATATCACCAACCTTACTAAAAAGAACGGATATTTAGGAGTAGAGGGCGATACAAAGTTTGAATTTAAGCCAACTGAGATCTCTACCAAGCTAAGTGAAGCTTACTTCAACGCTAGCGATGCGGCAGGAAGAATGAAAGGGCAACAAAAGGTAGAATTTATGGATCAGTCGATGGCGGATGGTAATAAACTGACACCTTTCAGTCAATTAGCACAATAATTTAAGTAAATACAACATAGGATCCTGCTTTTCTAAAGCGGGATTTTTTTTGAAAAATCAACGGCTTTGTTTTTGATTAAAATTAAATATTCCTAACAAAAGACTATAATTATGCTGAAAAAGGGAGATCATGTACAATGGAAATTCAGATATGGACAAACTCACGGAATCATTATAAAAATTCATACACAGGATTTTATCTTTATGAATCGACAAAGAAGAGCATATAAAACAGAACCTCAATATGAAGTAATGAGCGAGAAAACAGGAAAAACCGCTGTTCATAAAGCTTCTGCCTTAAAAAAGAGATAAAAAAAGCCACAAATCTGTGGCTTTTAGTTTTAATATTGATAAGGTATTTCTATTTTATTTTATCGTAAATTAATTTTGTGACAATGGCTCCAAAAAGATAATAGGCAACCGTCATCGCTTTTTTCTGATTATTTTCTGCGACAGGCGCATCATCTAGTCCCATTTTCTGTGGCAATAATACTGCTCCCAAACCGGCAGCAACTCCTGAAGCCATATTAAAACTACTTGTCGCCGTGGTTGCGTAATAAATTCCGTTGCTGACAATATCTCCCGCTAACGTCGCAGCATACAACTGATCTTTATCAGTGATTTTCATATCTACTTTGTCAAGCGCTTTATTTAAAGCTTCCTCGCCTACTTTATTAACTTCAGGAACATTGTCGAAGTTTTTTCTAATGGTTTCGTGTAAAAGGTTCAAGGCAATTGCGCCGCCTAATCCTGCAAGAATTTTCTTATACATATTTTTTGATTTTTGGTGTGGTAAAAGACGTGCATAAATTGAGCCAGTAATTGAACTATAATTTAATATGTATACTTTAACTAGCTATTTAACATAAAAAATAAATCATAAATTAATTATAATCCCGAAGCAGTGATAAAAATATATTTTGTATTATTACAATCGATTGCAATCAAAATCGAAAATTTAACAAACTAATCAATTATGAAAAAAATGATTTTATTAGCTGCTTTTGCAGTTGCAGGCACAATTAGTGCAAAAGGGAATGTTGAAAATAACATAGTCGACGAATCAAAAAAAACACAAACAGAACAAAGTGAAACCTCGGAAAAAAATCAATTAGAAGCTCAAAAGCAATTTAATTGTATCTCTTATACTTTATCTTGTGGATGGCCAAGTTTTGCATGTGGATACAGCACAGCAGAAATACTAATAGCTGTTTGGGAAAATGATGCAAATGTTTGTGGATAATTATTAATGATATGCGATTACTCTTTTTTTTAATTTTCTTTTTAAGCTTTACATCTTTTAAAGCACAAAATCTTAAAAGTGAAAATATGAAAATTTTCACTTATCGGTTAACTTATTTTTCAGATTCGACGAACACGGAAAGTAGTAAACAAGAAGATTTTGATTTGCAAATTTTAGGAAATAAATCCTGCTTTGTCAGTACTAATTATAAATTTGGTTATCAAAATATCAGAATGATGGCAGCTAGTGGTCAGGGATTGGCAGTTGCTGCGGGAAACCTTATGAAACTACCTAAAAGTGCTTTCAGATATTCTATTTATAAAGAAAATAATGATATTGCTTTTTATGAAAAAGTATATTCATTTGGACTGAAATATAATGAAAAAGCATCTTTTGATTGGAAACTTTCTAAAGAAAAAAAGAAGATTGATACTTATAATTGTAATAAAGCCACTCTTACTTATGGTGGCAGAGAATGGATCGCTTGGTATACAACCGAAATTCCAATCTCGGAAGGTCCTTATAAATTTAAAGGATTACCAGGAATGATTATACAATTATATGATGCTAAAAATCAATACAACTTTTCTTTAATAGAAGTTCAAGCGAATAAAGACTATCCTATTTTCTATGATGAATCTTTTAATAATTATAAAGAAATTTCGAGGAAAGAATATTTTGCGACGAGGGACAATCTAAAAAATAATTATGTGAATAATGTAGAAAGTCAAGGAATAACATTTCAAGCAAAAGATAAAGCTGATATTCAACGAAACATTAATAAAAAAGGAAATAATCCAATAGAATTAAAATAGACTCAGGCTCACCTTCGGTGAGCCTGAGCTTTTAAACAATAAAAAAGAGAACCATAACTATGATTCTCTTAATGTAGTAGCGGGAACCGGACTCGAACCGATGACCTTCGGGTTATGAGCCCGACGAGCTACCTACTGCTCCATCCCGCGGTGTATTTTTAGAGTGCTTACCGAAAGCACTTGCTTAGTAGCGGGAACCGGACTCGAACCGATGACCTTCGGGTTATGAGCCCGACGAGCTACCTACTGCTCCATCCCGCGGTGTATTTTTAGAGTGCTTACCGAAAGCACTTAACTTAGTAGCGGGAACCGGACTCGAACCGATGACCTTTGGGTTATGAGCCCAACGAGCTACCTACTGCTCCATCCCGCGGTGTATTTTTAGAGTGCTTACCGAAAGCACTTACTTAGTAGCGGGAACCGGACTCGAACCGATGACCTTCGGGTTATGAGCCCGACGAGCTACCTACTGCTCCATCCCGCGTTATTGGATTGCAAAAGTACGACTTTTTTTTATAAATCCTAATTTTTCTTTTAAATAAAGGACTTTTATGAAAACTATTTTAATATTCGTATCTTTGTGATATGGCAAAAATACTCAGAATTTATCCTGACAACCCACAGGAAAACCTTATCAATGAGGTTATTAAAACTTTAAATAATGGTGGATTAATTATTTATCCGTCAGACACAGTTTATGCATTAGGGTGTAACATTTTTGATATAAAAGCCATGGAAAAACTGGCACAGATCAAAAAAATCAAGTTGGAAAAAGCTCAATTTTCTATTATTTGTAACGATTTGAGTCACCTTTCGGATTTTACAAGACCTATCGACACCTCTATTTTCAGGTTTTTGAAAAGTCATCTTCCCGGTCCGTTTACCTTTATTCTGGAAGCCAATAAAAGTTTACCTTTAGCGTATAAAGGCCATAAAACAATTGGTATCCGTGTTCCGGAACATCCGATTCCTCAGCTTATTGTTGAAAAATTAGGTCATCCTATTGCATCAACATCGATTAAAGACGACGATGAGGTATTAGAATATTCTACAGATCCCGAATTGATTGCTGAAAAATACGATCATCTGGTTGATATCGTGATCGATTCAGGATATGGAGACAATATGGCTTCCACCATTGTAGATCTTACTTCGGGCGAGCCTGAAATTATTCGACAAGGAAAAGGGATTATTTAAATCAAATATCAATATTGACAAGTGAATGACCGACGATATGAAGGATTCACTATTGATCATTCACCATTCCCACTCAATTATTTTAAAATTTTTTATTTTTTTCATGAAAATAGTAACATCTCCTGCGAAATTAATGAATGTCGAGAATTCAACAGACCTGTTGAAAACAACAACTCCTAAATTCATTGAGCAAGCAGAATTCATACAATCTTATTTAAAAGAAAAATCGCCCAAATATCTTTCTGAGCTCATGGAAATTTCGCCAAAACTGGCGGATGAAAACTGGGAAAGAAATCAAAACTGGAAATCCAAACCTACCGCAAAAGAGTCAGCTCCTGCGCTATTTGCCTTTACGGGAGAGGTTTACAGAGGTTTGAATGCAAAAACATTAGATCAAAATGCAGTAGATTACCTTCAAAAAAATTACAGAATGTTGTCAGGATTATACGGTTTGCTGAAACCGTCCGACAAAGTAATGCTTTACCGACTTGAAATGGGAAGACCTTTCGAGTTCGATGAGTACAAAAACTTATATGAATTCTGGAGAGAAAGAATTACAGAACAGCTGAATTCTGACATGAAGAAAAATGAAATTCTTCTTAACTTGGGAAGTAATGAATATTTTAAAGTAATCGATCGTAAAAAACTGAATCACACGGTTATTGATTTTGATTTTTATGAATTAAGAGAAGGAAAACTGAAAACCATCGTTGTGTACACAAAACATGCCCGAGGCCTGGTCGTAAGATTCTGTGCAGAGAGCAATGCTCAGACTTTAGACGATGTAAAAGCCTTCAACTACGAAGGATACAGAATTGACGAGGCAAAATCTACCGACACTAAACTGGTTTTTACAAGATAATGACATTTTCAGAACTTCATAATTACTTTTCAAAACAGCTTTCCGAAATCTATACAGAATCTGAAAGTGCATTTATCTTTCAGATTTTTGCAGAAAATATATTGGCATTAACTACTTTTCAGTTACGACAAATGGCCGATCTGGAAATATCTCCTGAAAATGAAGGAAAATTTCATCATATTATTGCTGAATTACAAACGGGGAAACCTTATTTGCAAATTTTAGGTGAAACAGAATTTTACGGAATGAAATTTTTTGTGGATGAACATGTATTGATTCCGCGTCCTGAAACAGAGGAATTGTTAGAATTGGCAATACAGAAAATAAAAGCTCTGAAGCCGCCAAGTTCTCCCCTTAAAATTCTTGATATCGGAACAGGAAGCGGCGTTATTCCTTTAGTTTTAAAAAAATATTTCCCTAACTCCGAAGTAACTTCTATCGACTTTTCAGAAAAAGCATTGGAAACCGCTAAAAGAAATGCATCATTTCATCAGTTGGAAATTAATTTTATCCATGCGGATTATCTGAATTATGATTTGAATGAAAACTTTGATATCATTATTTCAAATCCTCCTTATATCGGAATTGAGGAAGAACATGAAATAGCTGATTCTGTCAAGGAATTTGAGCCCAAAATGGCGCTCTTCTCTCCTACTTCTGACACATTGATCTTTTATAGAAAAATTGCCGAAGATTCCGCAAAACATCTGAATAAAAACGGATTATTATTCTTGGAAATCAATCAGAAATTAGGTACGGAAACATTAACGTTATATCACGATTTTTCAGAAGCTGCTTTAATAAAAGATTTGTCTGAAAATGACAGATTTGTTTTTGGAAGAAAATAGATCTGTCAGTCTAGAGGTCGGAAGGAGGATGCTGGAAGTTTGTTTTGTCAGTATTATCGCGAATGGTTTACATGTTGAATGATTCTGCTTACAAAATTTTTATTTAAATTTTGGATTTCAGCCAATTGAACCATTTTACCTTTTACTTTTTCCTTTCCGCACCTTTACTCTAAATGAAAAACTTCCTGCAGAGGAATACTTACGGGAGAATGATCCGGATTGGTTTCCATGAGATCCGCCATGTAATTCCACCACTTTTTTACAATTTCAGACTCTCCCAAATCCTGAGATCCGGCACCTTCCGAAATAACCTGATGGGCAAATAAGGTATTGGTATCTTTATCCCAATAGATCGTATAATCCGCGACTCCTGAATCTTTGAGCAATTCTTTTAACTCAGGCCAGATTTCATGGTGTCTTTTTTCATATTCTTTTTCACAACCCGGTTTTAGAAACATTTTAAAGGATATTCTTTTTTTCATTTTTTTTAATTGAAAAGTTAAGTTTTTAAAATTAATAAAAATTCATTTTGATTTTGTCAACTTTTTATAATAAAATTTATCAAATCGATGAATTGACATTCATAATGGTAAGGGCTAATGACATAAAAAATCATAGGTTATACGATTAACAAATTTATGCTAAAGAACTGCAAATTCTTTCATATAAGCAATTTAGACAGAAATTTAACACAAATTTCACATCAAAATGATCTATATTAATTATTTATATATATTTGTGTGTAATCGATTACATTTTATCAAATTAATTTAAAAACTAAACTAATTTTATCTAATCATGAAAAGAATACTATCCTTTTTCGTGCTTTTATTCGGTATTCTACTACTGAAGGCGCAGGTTACGATTACGCAGGCAACAGGCTGGCTTGAAACAGCTTATGTAAAATGGACTCCCGTGAGCGGAGCCGATAGCTATAGAGTTTATTATACCGGCGGCGGCGTTACCAACAAACTTATTGACACCCAATTGATAAGAAGCTACGGTTCTTATTTCAGAGCCGATATTTTAGGATTAACTCCAGGAAATTATACCATAAAAGTGGTTCCTGTAACCAATAATGTGGAAGGAACAGCAGCTTTCTCCAACTCTGTTACTGTTCTACCACAGGACAGAACAGGATTTGCCCACAGCAATGGCAGGACTCCCGGAGCGTATAATAATGACGGAACCTTAAAGGCAAATGCAGTCGTTATTTACATCACCCAAAATACAAAAAATACGGTTTCTCTGAATGTCACGGGAGCCAATTCAAATCCTTGTGTAGGTCTGCAAACTATTCTTGACGGATTCAAAAAAGGAAATGATACCCGCCCTCTAGCCGTAAGATTTATAGGAAATATTACAGATCCCAATTACTTATTAAATGGTGACATTGTGGTAGAAAATAAGAATATTGCCGCAAGTTCGATTACTTTGGAAG
The sequence above is a segment of the Chryseobacterium sp. MYb264 genome. Coding sequences within it:
- the rhaM gene encoding L-rhamnose mutarotase, which translates into the protein MKKRISFKMFLKPGCEKEYEKRHHEIWPELKELLKDSGVADYTIYWDKDTNTLFAHQVISEGAGSQDLGESEIVKKWWNYMADLMETNPDHSPVSIPLQEVFHLE
- the yaaA gene encoding peroxide stress protein YaaA, whose translation is MKIVTSPAKLMNVENSTDLLKTTTPKFIEQAEFIQSYLKEKSPKYLSELMEISPKLADENWERNQNWKSKPTAKESAPALFAFTGEVYRGLNAKTLDQNAVDYLQKNYRMLSGLYGLLKPSDKVMLYRLEMGRPFEFDEYKNLYEFWRERITEQLNSDMKKNEILLNLGSNEYFKVIDRKKLNHTVIDFDFYELREGKLKTIVVYTKHARGLVVRFCAESNAQTLDDVKAFNYEGYRIDEAKSTDTKLVFTR
- a CDS encoding L-threonylcarbamoyladenylate synthase, whose translation is MAKILRIYPDNPQENLINEVIKTLNNGGLIIYPSDTVYALGCNIFDIKAMEKLAQIKKIKLEKAQFSIICNDLSHLSDFTRPIDTSIFRFLKSHLPGPFTFILEANKSLPLAYKGHKTIGIRVPEHPIPQLIVEKLGHPIASTSIKDDDEVLEYSTDPELIAEKYDHLVDIVIDSGYGDNMASTIVDLTSGEPEIIRQGKGII
- the prmC gene encoding peptide chain release factor N(5)-glutamine methyltransferase is translated as MTFSELHNYFSKQLSEIYTESESAFIFQIFAENILALTTFQLRQMADLEISPENEGKFHHIIAELQTGKPYLQILGETEFYGMKFFVDEHVLIPRPETEELLELAIQKIKALKPPSSPLKILDIGTGSGVIPLVLKKYFPNSEVTSIDFSEKALETAKRNASFHQLEINFIHADYLNYDLNENFDIIISNPPYIGIEEEHEIADSVKEFEPKMALFSPTSDTLIFYRKIAEDSAKHLNKNGLLFLEINQKLGTETLTLYHDFSEAALIKDLSENDRFVFGRK
- a CDS encoding GLPGLI family protein; amino-acid sequence: MRLLFFLIFFLSFTSFKAQNLKSENMKIFTYRLTYFSDSTNTESSKQEDFDLQILGNKSCFVSTNYKFGYQNIRMMAASGQGLAVAAGNLMKLPKSAFRYSIYKENNDIAFYEKVYSFGLKYNEKASFDWKLSKEKKKIDTYNCNKATLTYGGREWIAWYTTEIPISEGPYKFKGLPGMIIQLYDAKNQYNFSLIEVQANKDYPIFYDESFNNYKEISRKEYFATRDNLKNNYVNNVESQGITFQAKDKADIQRNINKKGNNPIELK